Below is a genomic region from Deltaproteobacteria bacterium.
AGGCGGCGTCAAAACCGGAGAGAATGGCAAAGCCGCAAATACCGACCATGGCGATTCCAAAGGCGATCTCAACCCCGGTGAGGAAGAAAAAAATCAGGAAAAGACAAGCCGAAAGGCCTAAGACATATTCATTCATTTTTCCCCTCCCTGGTCATAAAAAATTTCAGCCACCGATACGAGGCACTGGGCCAGACTACTGATGGCCAGGCCAAAAACCACCGGGTAGAAAGGGAGTCTCAAGCTGAGGGTCACCGACCGGGTGTCGATAAACTTTTTCCCCATGAGGATAAAATACCAGGCCGCTATGAGAAACATGCAAAACACCAGGATTCTTGTGATGATTCGAAGGATCCTCCGTGGTCGGGGCCCAAGCTTATCAATCAGAAGATCCACATAGACCTGGGCCTTCATCTGTGATGCCCGGGGCAGGGCAAATCCGGTAACCAAAGCCCCTAAGAAAGCGACGACTTCGTAGACCCCGACGATCGGTCTCCCCACAAATCGCAGAACAATGTCCGAGAAGGTGAGCACCATCATGATGAGCAGGACTATCCCGGCAATCACGGACAATAAGCTGGACAAACGATTGACCCATACCCGCATAGGTATCCTCCTTGACTGTATTAAGCCT
It encodes:
- a CDS encoding TRAP transporter small permease subunit — protein: MRVWVNRLSSLLSVIAGIVLLIMMVLTFSDIVLRFVGRPIVGVYEVVAFLGALVTGFALPRASQMKAQVYVDLLIDKLGPRPRRILRIITRILVFCMFLIAAWYFILMGKKFIDTRSVTLSLRLPFYPVVFGLAISSLAQCLVSVAEIFYDQGGEK